In Rhodamnia argentea isolate NSW1041297 chromosome 1, ASM2092103v1, whole genome shotgun sequence, the genomic window TAGTTGAATGTGATATAAAACCACAACTAGATTCTTCATTACTTTAAAGACCTGGGAAGGTGTTGTAcagggagaaaaaaagaaaagaaagaaagggttcTGGGAAGGTGCTGCTAGTCTGGTTGTATGTGAATATTATAATGTTCCAGGATCTTTTGAGAAAAGAGTGAACCCTCTGGCAAAATAGGCAATATTCTGGACTTTGTCATGCTGTGGACAAAAATGTGAACAGCACTAGTACTGTTAATCTCACATGTCCTGTCCAAAAGCAGAACATAGTTGTCCTAATGAAGTATGCGGGTTTGAGCCCATGTGTAGCCATGAGGAACACAATGTAGAAATCTATCCTTTCTCTTAATATTGTGTTTGCTGTGCTCCACATTACAGGTTCACTTGGACTACCTTGAAGCTGGAGCAAATATCATATTAACGGCATCTTATCAGGTACGACTATGATCTTCTCAATACTCATGCAAAACATTAGCCATAATATGGATTATTGGATGTTGATGCTGCATGAGTTGTGTGAAAACGACAGGCCACAATTCAGGGTTTTGAGGCCAAAGGATTATCGAGAGAAGAAGCTGaaaatttactcaaaagaagTGTTGAAATTGCATGTGAGGCAAGGGAGATATATGAGGAAAAATGCACAAAGGATTCATTAAACTTCACGGAAAATGGAGGAATCAGAACACGTCCTGTTCTAGTCGCAGCTTCTGTTGGAAGCTATGGAGCTTACTTGGCTGATGGGTCCGAATATAGGTAAagtttctattttatttatttttattttttttactttgtaatCTGAATGATCTTGTATCTCAAACTTAAGTATCCCAGTAGACTTGCATTTGCAGAGGATGTAGAGGTCTGAATATCTTGCTTGCATGCATTGGCTACTGATGATTTATGTATCTTCAAAAGAATACATGTTATGAGCAAGCATAATAAATATTTCAAGATAGTGCCTACAATAACAACTTTTATTTCTGCTCCATTCTATAGTGGTGACTATGGAGATGCAATTACTCTTGAAAAATTGAAGGAATTTCACAGGAGAAGGGTGCAAATTCTAGCCAACTCAGGAGCTGACATAATTGCATTTGAAACTATTCCAAATAAGCTGGAAGCAAAGGTATGACTTGCAGTAGTTCTGCATTGTTGGCATGAGGTGGCAAAATTCTCTCTTTCTGTGTATGTCGTATAGTATTGTAAAGTAATCAAGCCATGCTGACTATGGAGCTCAGTCATAGCCTTTAACTTCTCGGTGCTGTGCTTCTCAGTTTTTGCTATGTGTGGCATGTACTGTTCTTCATTTAAGAAAAGCTATACATTTCTGTTAATAGGCTGCTGTTTGGCCCTCGCAATTCCTTGAGATCTTCCTTATTTTGCTTGTCTGAAGCGTACAGTCGTAGAACAATGCAATAGAGGTATCGAGTAAACTCAGCTCTATATATTTGTTCAGTCCACAAATCAATCACTTCTGATAGGATGCCTTGATATATTTTCACAAGGCATCACTTACTGTGATGGGTCGTTGGGCAAGCATAAAATTGTTATAGATTCTTGTTAATATGCTGCTGTTTGACCCTCGCAATTCCTTGAGAtcttccttttttgcttttctgaaGCCTACAGTGATAGGACAATGCAATAGAGGAATCGAGTAAAGTCAGCTCTATACATTTGTTCAGTCCACAAACCGATCTTCTGATAGGATGCCTTGATATATTTTCACAAGGCATCACTTACTGTGATGGATCGTTGGGCAAATATAATATGTCCAACCGTGTCACTGATGCAAAACTAAGTCATTTAGTAGCTTGTCCAAGTTTGCTAATCAGGGGTATCCCCTTAGCGACTATCATATAGCGATTTCGTCTGGTGATTTGCCTTCTTGATGCAAAACTAGATATGCTTTCTAgaattggtggatttgattgCTTTGCACCTGTGGACGTCATGTGGTCATGTCATGCTGCCTTGATGAATATATTGGGTAGATGtacttatatttctttttttattgcagGCTTATGCGGAGCTTCTTCAGGAAGAGAATATAACAACCCCAGCTTGGTTCTCTTTTAATTCTAAGGATGGAATTAATGTGGTCAGTGGTGATCCTTTGGTGGATTGTGCATCCATTGCAGATTCATGCAAGCAAGTTGTTGCCGTTGGGATCAACTGTACCCCTCCGAGATACATTCACGGGCTTATAACTTCTATTGGGAAGGTATAAACTGTAAATCCGATTCTGCgttctttgtttcctttttagCCTATTACTCTTCATTATGCTCGGTGCTCTGTGCTATTCTTTTCTTAAGAACTTGTCTAAGTGAAGTATTAGagaaattaaatattaaaccacgccttcatctaatagcttaagtttttagaacagttggcggtgatcccacaaaatttcacatggtaTTAAAGCAGGAGGTCTggagttcaaatttttccagGCCTTATTTGTCTCCCTAattaaatatttccacgcttagtactaggtaaaaagaccagactaagcgtgagggggagtgttagactaattaaatattaaatcacgtcttcatctaatagtttaaacttttaaaatagttggcagtggtcctataaaatttcacatgaagtcacaaattcttttagTTTTCTGATTTGGCTTCAATGAATTTGGCAGGCAACTGAAAAACCTATTCTTGTCTACCCAAACAGTGGTGAGACATATGATGCAGATCGCAAGGAGTGGGTGGTAAGTTTTTGCTCGATATACTTGTGTGTACACTTTCATTGCTGCCTTGGTGATCAGTTCTCTACAGTTTCTTGTTTGTGATGTTGCAAATTAATTAATTCTAGGACAATTGTTTTCGTGCACCAATTGTTTTTGTACAGCAGCAGATGAAAAAAAGAAGCACCTCCTGTTGTTGCTGCAAAACCAGAATATTCTGAATGCTTTGAAAGAAGCTTCCTTCGAATGATATTGAATTTGATCCTGTTAATAATGTGCTGTTCAAAAGTCAAATAAGTTTGGTTAGGGATTCATCCTTGGTTAAAGAGATGATAAAAGTGATGCAAAATGTTTCATTTGGTTGCAGCCGTCGACAGGAGTGGTAGACGAGGATTTTGTGTCATATGTAGGCACGTGGCGTGAGGCCGGTGCTTTACTTTTCGGAGGTTGCTGTAGAACTACACCAAATACCATAAGGGCCATATCTCGTGCTCTCTCCAACAAATCTTCCGCTTGTTCCACTCTAAGCTCCAATGTAAATAACAAGTAGCTAGTTCTTGAGAGCTTTTTCGCTGTTTTTCTTCAAATGCTGTTTTATTAGCTTCTCTTCTGCGGTGTTAAAAGATATGGCAAACAAGAGCAATCAAGCGTAAGGTGTCTTGAGTTCTTTTCTTCTCGTTTATGCGTCAGCCGGCTTTGTGGGAGTAAGATAAATGCACATATATTCTGTCTTGGAATCTGTCGATTATGCAATAAAGGGTCTATGTAGTCCCATTGAACTTGTCTAGGATTTGGTTTCTAtagttttcaaatttcaaatgatgGGCTTAGAACGGAGCACTGACGAGATGTAACAATGGTAGTTATCATATAAAGCATCGGATGCTTAATAACTATAATTCGAACGCAAGACAATAAAGTCTGAAGATTTTATTTTAACGATGCTTTGTGTCGCAAAACGAAAGAATGAGTACAACAcctttaaatttattgcacaaCTGAACTGTGAAGCATTTTATTAGCAGATGTTGGGCAAAAGGTATCGACAGTATAGGTGTGAAACCCTTTTGCAAGAATTTGACTCATTATGACACTATCACTTATGACATCATGAGAAGATACAGCGAGAACCTAGGCCTTTCTAAATGCAATAACATTTCAATCGTGAGCATGTTTAAAAGAGCATGTCAATGCTTGGAATGATATGTGCTCCATATTCGTTGATCAGATGAGGAATCTTTCTCTGATTCATGGCTGCTGAAGCCGGAAGGACCATCAATATATGCAAGCATAGGCATGATCCATAAAAAATTGTCCTCCATTTTAGAACACTCGGTCAGATGCatcaagagaaaaggaaatgggaaaaataGAAAGCAGCCGTGACTACGTTCATAATTTCCCAaagcaaaaaattcaaagtcCTTGCAGGAACGATCCCAACAAAAACAGATAATGCCTGCTAGAGGGTGCACGAAATCCATCCAGAAAcagaatttttgttccaaacctatttctggaatagaaattcgtttggtaacacaattctatttttctatttctgaaacaaaaaaatatttcagaaatagatttgaagaagaaatcagaagcaataattttctacttttccgagaaacagaaatagaaatctcactttTTCCCAAACACTCgccgccaccgaccaccacccTCTCCCCCCCCGCGGCCGGCCGCCGCTGCCACTCACCGTCGGCCGGCCGACACattttttagaagtagaaattttatatcgttatcaaacacatttttctgttcaaaaactcatccagaaatggaaataaaaaaaaactatttctagccaaaaatctatttctgaaacagaatggttatcattcacccccTAAAACTTCGGTAGTCAAGAAATTCACAGCCGCCGCTATCAAGATCAGGGCATCGAGAAACTGAAACTTCAATGGAAACCCCTTCataaagaggagagagatgaacagaaaagaagaggacTTATTTATACACATCCATCTGGTTCCGCCTCCAACTGCATTAACTAAAACACAAAAGGAGCATCCTCAAAAATATCGGTACACCAGACTTTTCAAAGACTCGAAAGGGTGCAGTTCAATGATTAAGCTATAGACAAGGAAAGCAGTACAACAGTCTAGGATTATTGGGTAAGCAAAAGGGCGGGAAAATGGGTCTGTGAGCATGAGGTTCATAATTCTGGGAAAACAGAATCAACAAAGGTATGGTACAGCGGATCTGACTTCCACAGCTTAGCAATGTAATAGTGAGATGATGTGCGCCGGTGAATTTCTTCAACAAGCCAAATCATTGCTTCGGCTTTAGCAGGATGGATGATCATGTCGAGTGGCACATCTTCAGCCCCCGAGCCGATTCTCTCTTGGTCCCACTGCTTAAGGAGGGCATTTGTGAGGTAATGCAATGGTTGTCCATACAGTTGCTTGACCGATTTGCCTAATCCCATCCAGGTAGTAAATGGAATCACGGAGCCACGGCCGGTGGGTACTGAGATCTGGTTCATGTACTGCTGGTACATTTCTGCCCTTTTGATCAAGTCACCTGCAAGAACGTTTATCATCAGATGCCCATGCCTTAGATTGGCAAGGCTGCATTGATAATCTGTTATATAACCTCTATTCTGTATACAAGTACCTTCAGATGTCGCACCTTCGAAATTACGTTCTACTGGAACAGCAATTGCAGGGAACTTGCCACGAGATTCATCAGTAGCCTCCATCTCAGAATCCAAGGAAGAAGATCCATCGGATGATATTACATCCACCTGGTCACTCCATGGCTTAGCCCTTTTCATTTTATCTGGACAGAAAAGGCCAGGAGCGTTAATTAGTTGTCAGCTGCCAACAGAAGCCTCGATCTTAGCTGCAAACTACTTGAGCAAAGTGTTGCCTTGGTACAGGCAATCTCCTAAGCGGCGCCTAAGTGAAGGTGATTCAGGTCAGAGCAGGCAAGGTGACCATGCTTTGGCTCCCCTTGCCTGAGTGCCAGCAACGCTTTTGACAATACTGACTATGAAGTAACGTGAAGGCAAAAGCATTGCCTTTATTAGAGAATAGATAGATCATCTCCCCTGTAGAAAAGCTTGACTCGTGATGAAAACTAAATGAatgcagaaaaaaataatatctaCACAAGTACTAAAAACAGTGAAACGACGAAAAAGTGATGCAAGTGGCTGTTTATTCTTCAAGCACACTACAAAGAAATCCTCACATGAAATACATCATATGCAGCCTCGGAATCAGATCACATTAGGAGAGTAGCCAAAATATAAATGGACAAAAATGGAGTGTCCTTTTTTAAGCTTTAACTTCTATTGTCTGCACACAGTTTCCACGCTGAAATTATAAGGCATTCAAAGGAAGAAATGGCAGAAGGAATAATGCCAGTGGTTATTCATTCTCTAACATGACAGTGCAAGCATCAGTTGTCAAAACACATCCAGCCATTCAATTGAATTCCAAACAAAGAGGAGCCTAGATGTGAAATGGACTATCTTCCTATAACTTTAACACCTTGTATAGTCATGCTAATGCCACACTCTATTCACAGCACAGGTCAACTTCTGTAACCAATAATAGAATAGAGGAACCATTTGAGAGACATTGATACTGCAAATTCCTTTTAATAACAAATAATACAAATCTGAATAGCTTTTTTCCTCTCAAACAAAACTAAATCTTCTCCCCCTTTTTCGCCACTGACATTAGCTTCTCAATGTGCTCCTTTTGTTTTCCCATGCTCATTCCATCAAGCTTCTGTACCAGCATTTTGCATGTGGTTTCCCAAGGGACTATTCCTCTCAACACCATTTCTTCAAAGAACAAACAAGCCTCCTCAAGTTTCCCAGATTTGCAAAGCCCACGTACCAAAAGAGAGTAGGTTGAGACTTCGATACTGACATCGTTTTTAAGCATGTggttcaacaaaaattgaagaaccttCATTCTCTTCTTTCTGCAGCACATCTTTATTAGAGATGCATATGTCTTGAGATCTGGCTTACAAGAatcttcttccattttcttaAGAATCTTCAAAGCAGTCTCTTCTCGTGAACACGTGCAAGCAGCCGCAATTACTGTGTTAAATGTCAACAAGTCTGGTTTAACTCCTTGCGTCCCCATGTCTTCATATACAGCCCACGCATCCTTAAATCTACCAGCTTTACTCAAGATATAAATCAATGagctataaaaggagggatccgGAGCACAACCAAAGCTCTTCATATTTTCATAGACCTCCAGTGCATCATTTAGTTGCTTTGCTTTCCCCAACCCTTGCATTAAAGTAGTATATGTCACCGTATTTGGCGAACAaccctttttcttcatttcatcCAGAATGGCATTTACTTTATGAAAATCCTGTTCACGACAATACCATTCGACAAAACATGTATAAGAAATAACATTAGGTTCAAACCCTTGTTGCTCCATCtcttccaaaatttttcttgcaTTATCAAATTGTTTACATTTACAGTACCCATGTATCAGAATATTGTAACTATGGATATCACATGGAATACTTGACTTAAACTGCAAAAACACTTCACGGGCATGCTCAACACTATTTTCCTTAGCCAATGCATCCATTAGCACATTCATTGCAGCAATGTCCCTCTTGACACCAAATTGCTCAATTTCTTTGAAGGCGTCTATTGCATCTTGGTACTTACCTGCTCTAGCAAGCCTTCTAATCACCTTACTCATAGTTGCCAGTGTAACATAACCTTCTACTATCTTCATTTCCTCCACCAAATTCCACATCAAATGGAACTTACTTGATTTCCCTAGTATGTCAACCATTAGATCACATAACACAGATGGATGATGGTGACCCATTTGGAGTTTTGCCCAAGTGAAAACACCAAAGGCTGGGATCCAATCATTGttaaatttcttcaaaattcgcTCAATCATACTGCTTGAAGAACCAACACCACTAGCATTCAAAGCTGCGACAACACTATCTGGTGATGAATACCGGTTCCTCAAAAGTTTGCAGACTTTCTCAACATTAATTTCTTCTATGTCACTCGATGTAACCTTGGCAACTTCAATACGACCATATGGCCCATAACTCTCAACCCAAGAAGCAAGGGAAGGGATCACAAAATTATCATCTGCATCAGGACTTCCATGGCTCTTGTCATCAAGGAACTTCACCCAACTTGGGATTTCCGGTGACTCATTTCTCTCAGGCGGCTTAGTGACAGTACAAAAGGAGTTGCACAAGTAGCAACTTGAAGCAACATACAAATCAGTCTTTCTTTGAGAAGCCGAACAGGACAAAAGCTTTGCAACGTGGAACTTTGAAAGCATTTTAGATGGCCAGACCTGGATAAGACAGAGATTGCTCAGAAACAACAACAATTGTTGCTCGCTCATGCAAACAAAAGGTTTTTcccccttgactaatgaaaccaTTGAGAGTAACCGTTTGTTCTAGACAATATACAAACCCCACTGAAATCAACTCCAAAGTTTTCAGCTAAAACTGATGGAACTATAAGCATCGGAGCGATGAAAGCACTGCTTCGTCCACGTCAATCCTCTCCAGGCTAAAACCTTGGCATGCTCTGCTTTTACAAAGGCAATTTGGGAGTGTCCTGAGTCCGCACAATTCAACAAAATGCGAACCATACAATTAGCTATCAGCCGACGCGGATGCCCACAATCTGGCTCATGCAGGCGAAGATTCGCACCCCCAATCGCCGCAAGGCAAACAGGTTGCTTCGCTTCGCCCTGTCACCCCACCGTATATCAAAATATCACCTTTCTTCTCTGTTTGAGAAACGACGGCCACGACAACGACAACGAACATAATTAACACAATTTGAATCATGGTCAGTGCAGGTAATCAAGCAAGAA contains:
- the LOC115750321 gene encoding pentatricopeptide repeat-containing protein At3g22670, mitochondrial — translated: MLSKFHVAKLLSCSASQRKTDLYVASSCYLCNSFCTVTKPPERNESPEIPSWVKFLDDKSHGSPDADDNFVIPSLASWVESYGPYGRIEVAKVTSSDIEEINVEKVCKLLRNRYSSPDSVVAALNASGVGSSSSMIERILKKFNNDWIPAFGVFTWAKLQMGHHHPSVLCDLMVDILGKSSKFHLMWNLVEEMKIVEGYVTLATMSKVIRRLARAGKYQDAIDAFKEIEQFGVKRDIAAMNVLMDALAKENSVEHAREVFLQFKSSIPCDIHSYNILIHGYCKCKQFDNARKILEEMEQQGFEPNVISYTCFVEWYCREQDFHKVNAILDEMKKKGCSPNTVTYTTLMQGLGKAKQLNDALEVYENMKSFGCAPDPSFYSSLIYILSKAGRFKDAWAVYEDMGTQGVKPDLLTFNTVIAAACTCSREETALKILKKMEEDSCKPDLKTYASLIKMCCRKKRMKVLQFLLNHMLKNDVSIEVSTYSLLVRGLCKSGKLEEACLFFEEMVLRGIVPWETTCKMLVQKLDGMSMGKQKEHIEKLMSVAKKGEKI
- the LOC115750322 gene encoding protein RDM1, producing the protein MKRAKPWSDQVDVISSDGSSSLDSEMEATDESRGKFPAIAVPVERNFEGATSEGDLIKRAEMYQQYMNQISVPTGRGSVIPFTTWMGLGKSVKQLYGQPLHYLTNALLKQWDQERIGSGAEDVPLDMIIHPAKAEAMIWLVEEIHRRTSSHYYIAKLWKSDPLYHTFVDSVFPEL
- the LOC115750333 gene encoding homocysteine S-methyltransferase 2, coding for MGLVTENASSFMLDFLKRCGGHAVIDGGFATELERHGANLNDPLWSAKCLITSPQLVRRVHLDYLEAGANIILTASYQATIQGFEAKGLSREEAENLLKRSVEIACEAREIYEEKCTKDSLNFTENGGIRTRPVLVAASVGSYGAYLADGSEYSGDYGDAITLEKLKEFHRRRVQILANSGADIIAFETIPNKLEAKAYAELLQEENITTPAWFSFNSKDGINVVSGDPLVDCASIADSCKQVVAVGINCTPPRYIHGLITSIGKATEKPILVYPNSGETYDADRKEWVPSTGVVDEDFVSYVGTWREAGALLFGGCCRTTPNTIRAISRALSNKSSACSTLSSNVNNK